In Bythopirellula goksoeyrii, a single window of DNA contains:
- the bcp gene encoding thioredoxin-dependent thiol peroxidase, giving the protein MSDFVEPGQKAPAFNLSADDGSKVKLSDFTGKPVVLYFYPKDDTPGCTREACAFRDAKAALKKAGAVVLGVSPDDVASHTKFRDKYKLNFPLLADPDHKVAEKYGAWREKNMYGKKSMGIQRSTFLIDPAGKIARVWKRVQVDGHDEKVLEAIKQID; this is encoded by the coding sequence ATGAGCGATTTCGTAGAACCTGGTCAAAAGGCTCCCGCGTTTAACCTTTCTGCGGATGATGGCAGCAAAGTCAAATTGTCCGATTTCACAGGAAAGCCCGTTGTGCTGTATTTCTATCCTAAGGACGACACTCCGGGCTGCACTCGCGAGGCTTGTGCATTTCGCGACGCCAAGGCGGCGCTCAAGAAAGCGGGTGCTGTGGTGCTCGGAGTGAGTCCAGATGATGTGGCGAGTCACACCAAGTTTCGCGACAAGTACAAACTGAATTTTCCTTTGCTGGCCGACCCCGATCACAAGGTTGCGGAGAAGTATGGTGCCTGGCGCGAAAAAAACATGTATGGCAAGAAATCCATGGGCATCCAACGCAGCACATTCCTAATCGACCCTGCTGGCAAGATTGCCCGCGTGTGGAAACGCGTCCAAGTCGACGGTCACGATGAGAAGGTCTTAGAAGCTATCAAGCAGATCGATTGA
- the argS gene encoding arginine--tRNA ligase, translating to MNILAELRSRFRTALADLDPAAIEYAEMVLPSQDAKFGDYQANCAMPLGKRLGKPPREIAGQLVELLEVSDLCDPPEIAGPGFINLRISKEFLVTQLQAMVQDKSLGVTPADKPKTIVLDYSAPNVAKPMHVGHIRSTVIGAALYRVLQALGHRVISDNHIGDWGTQFGMIIYGFKNLVDEQAFAKEPVAELSRLYRLVNQLVDYHDTKDNKLPAVEKQIIAAAHQLEQLHDSTELEDPKARKAHNRQLQQAENQLAQLRETLDGLRKKLAAVDDDSALSALAAEHTGIGQAVLAETAKLHAGDTENRGLWEQFLPACLESMDAIYMRLGVTFDHTLGESFYEDRLAGVVEELNNKNLITESEGAKCIFIDGIDAPFIVQKQDGAFLYATTDLATIAYRVQEWSPDALVYVVDHRQSLHFNQLFATARLWGHDQIELEHVSFGTVLGEDGKPYKTRSGTAVGLGGLLDEAVERALAIVSANDDARDEPLLSAEERQQVAQRVGIGAIKYADLSHNRTSDYVFSYDKMLAMQGNTAAYMQYSYARVRSIFAKGNIDLEQLRASGAQIQINEPAERALGLALLQLTEALERVATDYRPNHLTAYLFDVASKYSAFFENCPVLKAENDHVRTSRLLLCDLTARTIAYGLELLGIEVVERM from the coding sequence ATGAATATTCTGGCAGAACTTCGCTCTCGTTTTCGCACTGCCCTTGCAGATTTAGATCCGGCAGCGATTGAATACGCAGAAATGGTCCTGCCGAGCCAGGACGCCAAATTTGGCGACTATCAGGCGAACTGTGCCATGCCGTTAGGAAAGCGGTTGGGGAAGCCACCCCGCGAGATTGCAGGTCAGTTGGTGGAGTTGCTCGAAGTAAGCGACCTCTGCGATCCCCCAGAGATTGCCGGGCCAGGATTCATCAATCTGCGAATAAGCAAAGAGTTTCTGGTTACGCAACTGCAAGCAATGGTTCAGGACAAATCGCTGGGGGTGACCCCGGCCGACAAGCCGAAGACCATCGTGCTCGATTATTCGGCCCCTAACGTGGCCAAGCCAATGCACGTGGGGCACATCCGTTCGACCGTGATTGGTGCCGCCTTGTATCGGGTACTCCAGGCTCTGGGGCACCGCGTGATCAGCGACAATCACATTGGCGATTGGGGCACCCAGTTTGGGATGATCATCTATGGTTTCAAGAACCTTGTCGATGAACAAGCCTTTGCCAAGGAGCCAGTGGCTGAGCTGAGCCGACTATATCGATTGGTCAACCAATTGGTCGACTATCACGACACCAAAGACAACAAATTGCCTGCCGTCGAAAAGCAGATCATTGCCGCGGCCCATCAATTGGAACAGTTGCACGATTCGACCGAGCTTGAGGACCCCAAAGCACGCAAGGCGCACAATCGGCAACTGCAACAAGCAGAGAATCAGTTGGCTCAGTTGCGTGAGACGCTCGATGGACTCCGCAAGAAGCTGGCTGCTGTAGACGACGATTCAGCCCTGTCCGCATTGGCTGCCGAACATACGGGGATCGGCCAAGCCGTGCTGGCTGAGACAGCCAAGCTACACGCCGGTGATACTGAGAACCGGGGGTTGTGGGAGCAGTTTCTACCGGCATGCCTGGAAAGCATGGACGCCATTTACATGCGCTTGGGGGTCACCTTTGATCACACCCTCGGCGAGAGTTTTTATGAAGATCGCTTAGCCGGGGTTGTGGAGGAGCTGAACAATAAAAACCTTATAACTGAAAGTGAAGGGGCGAAGTGCATTTTCATTGACGGAATCGACGCTCCCTTCATCGTGCAAAAACAGGACGGGGCATTTCTCTATGCCACAACCGACCTGGCTACAATTGCATATCGAGTTCAAGAATGGTCGCCCGACGCTCTTGTCTACGTGGTCGATCATCGCCAGTCGCTGCATTTCAATCAATTGTTTGCCACTGCACGATTGTGGGGTCATGATCAAATTGAGCTGGAGCATGTGAGCTTTGGCACGGTGCTGGGCGAAGATGGCAAACCGTATAAGACTCGCTCAGGCACGGCGGTGGGCCTCGGTGGTCTGTTGGACGAAGCTGTCGAACGGGCGCTGGCGATCGTGAGCGCCAATGACGATGCCCGCGATGAACCGTTGCTCTCTGCTGAGGAACGCCAGCAAGTGGCTCAGCGGGTGGGGATTGGTGCGATCAAATATGCCGACCTCTCACACAATCGCACCAGCGACTACGTCTTTAGCTACGACAAGATGCTCGCCATGCAAGGCAACACGGCTGCCTACATGCAATACAGCTATGCGAGGGTTCGCAGCATCTTTGCCAAGGGGAACATCGACCTTGAGCAATTGAGAGCCAGCGGCGCTCAGATTCAAATCAACGAACCCGCTGAGCGGGCATTAGGCTTGGCCCTTCTGCAACTGACCGAAGCCTTAGAGCGCGTCGCCACCGATTATCGCCCCAACCACCTGACGGCGTATCTCTTCGATGTGGCGAGCAAGTACTCGGCTTTCTTTGAGAATTGCCCTGTGCTCAAAGCGGAGAATGATCATGTCCGCACAAGCCGTTTGCTGTTGTGCGATCTTACGGCACGGACAATTGCCTATGGATTGGAGCTACTGGGGATTGAAGTCGTCGAGCGGATGTAG
- a CDS encoding GH39 family glycosyl hydrolase: MNRILKSVHCLVAAVCLHHSTVVAGEASQATNSEVTIVIDTDAEAGPLYNFWNVYPVTVQAPFKDDEKHSQLRQTCRFAKYINCVRFLGGIKQEKDDYFRGVDADGNAICDFSEAIELLSGIRRCGFTPWIVLDNVPAAMCENPTMNMYGNTEPPADFRVWSSYVRQLVRALVEEFGLDEVSQWRFRVGTEPDLKPGHWSGTKEQYLAHYDHTVAAVLEVIPEADIGPGNIVDPAKKRKWHAWGMEIIDHCATGRNYATGEIGTPMKFFATSYYTDVGTSDERFDRLVSMVREKLSQYPQFEKLPVEIQEFAILSENGKWIVGEGTEWGGSWMAHIANKIYKNRVPRAFQWEWNTTKGGGIPIPLTNVTEMLDNRVGDTRLSVQSSQESEIDDIGCIATKNGESIDLIIYRHLATRDDGKPQKVQLTLQGELIAGRNWRITQGSIINSQHSGFIRQQQSDIKKAFEKEPEDSDIFAVAAGVMISNREKYLSMSKLSLLETLPELLVEDSGNIYFELELEGHSVIKLHLE; this comes from the coding sequence ATGAATCGAATACTTAAATCTGTGCATTGTTTGGTTGCCGCCGTTTGTCTTCATCATTCTACGGTGGTCGCTGGCGAAGCTTCGCAGGCCACCAACTCGGAAGTCACGATCGTCATCGATACCGATGCGGAGGCAGGACCACTTTACAATTTCTGGAATGTCTACCCGGTGACCGTGCAGGCCCCATTCAAGGATGACGAGAAGCATAGTCAGCTTCGGCAGACTTGTCGGTTCGCCAAGTACATCAACTGTGTGCGTTTCCTGGGAGGTATCAAGCAAGAAAAGGATGACTACTTCAGGGGTGTTGACGCAGACGGCAACGCGATCTGCGACTTTAGCGAAGCCATCGAGCTCCTCTCGGGCATCAGAAGATGCGGCTTCACACCCTGGATCGTGCTCGACAACGTCCCTGCCGCGATGTGCGAAAATCCTACCATGAACATGTACGGCAACACGGAACCTCCGGCAGACTTCAGGGTATGGTCGAGCTACGTGCGACAGCTTGTTCGGGCTCTTGTCGAAGAGTTTGGACTCGACGAAGTGAGTCAATGGCGGTTCCGCGTGGGAACGGAGCCCGACCTCAAGCCGGGGCATTGGTCCGGCACAAAGGAACAGTACCTTGCACATTACGATCACACCGTAGCGGCCGTCCTCGAGGTGATCCCTGAGGCCGACATTGGCCCGGGCAACATCGTCGATCCAGCGAAGAAGAGGAAATGGCATGCCTGGGGTATGGAGATTATTGACCATTGTGCCACCGGGCGCAATTATGCAACAGGCGAAATAGGCACTCCGATGAAGTTCTTCGCTACTTCCTACTACACAGATGTGGGCACTTCCGACGAACGGTTCGATAGGTTGGTCAGCATGGTTCGTGAGAAGCTCTCTCAGTACCCCCAATTCGAGAAACTTCCTGTCGAGATCCAGGAGTTCGCCATTCTGAGTGAGAATGGAAAGTGGATCGTGGGCGAAGGAACAGAGTGGGGAGGCTCGTGGATGGCACACATTGCCAACAAGATATACAAGAATCGCGTCCCCAGGGCCTTCCAGTGGGAATGGAATACCACCAAAGGAGGTGGCATCCCCATACCACTAACCAACGTAACGGAGATGCTCGACAATAGGGTCGGTGACACGAGGCTGTCAGTGCAGTCGTCTCAAGAGAGTGAAATTGACGACATAGGGTGCATCGCCACTAAAAACGGCGAGTCTATCGACCTTATCATCTACCGTCACTTGGCCACGCGAGATGATGGCAAGCCACAGAAAGTGCAACTTACTCTCCAGGGAGAACTGATCGCGGGTAGAAACTGGCGCATAACACAGGGCAGTATCATCAACAGCCAACATTCCGGTTTCATTCGTCAACAACAAAGCGACATCAAAAAAGCATTCGAGAAGGAGCCTGAAGATTCAGACATCTTTGCGGTCGCGGCTGGAGTCATGATATCCAATCGAGAAAAATACTTGAGCATGAGCAAACTCAGCCTGCTCGAGACTCTCCCGGAACTTCTCGTGGAAGATTCCGGAAACATTTATTTTGAATTAGAACTCGAAGGCCACAGCGTAATCAAGTTGCACTTGGAATGA
- a CDS encoding PIN/TRAM domain-containing protein, translated as MALLILRCLFLMLAITLGFQLLQTDSLRSENAWLPWLAFLGVLFVAIGVLVADARIRRKQLDTITAVYFGMIIGLFLTYVLQIALQPLLPTEPEWLPDWIRLALATIVCYSCISVLLQTKDDFRFIIPYVEFAKEIKGLKPYVLDTSVVIDGRIADVVETHVIDNQLIMPQFVVAELQAIADSSDRLRRARGRRGLDILNRLRSDPKVDLQIFDRELPQFAGQTVDQKLVLLAKHLEGKVVTNDYNLNKVAKLHSVGVINLNDLSNALKPIFLPGEQLEVRVIKVGEEAGQGVGYLEDGTMVVIEGGREYVGQNVGVNVTSVLQTSAGRMIFGKYENHSG; from the coding sequence ATGGCTCTACTGATCTTGCGCTGTTTGTTCCTGATGTTGGCTATCACATTGGGGTTTCAACTGCTGCAGACCGATTCGCTCAGAAGTGAGAATGCTTGGCTTCCCTGGTTGGCATTCCTGGGAGTCCTCTTTGTCGCGATTGGAGTTCTCGTTGCTGACGCACGTATTCGGCGCAAGCAGCTTGACACGATCACGGCGGTTTATTTCGGGATGATTATTGGCTTGTTCCTGACCTACGTCTTGCAAATCGCACTGCAACCCCTCCTGCCTACAGAACCAGAATGGTTGCCCGACTGGATCAGGTTGGCGCTTGCCACTATCGTCTGCTATTCATGCATTAGTGTGCTGCTGCAAACCAAGGATGACTTTCGCTTTATTATTCCCTATGTCGAGTTTGCCAAGGAGATCAAGGGTCTCAAACCCTATGTGCTCGATACTAGTGTCGTGATTGATGGCCGCATCGCCGATGTGGTCGAGACCCACGTGATCGACAATCAGTTGATCATGCCCCAGTTCGTGGTGGCGGAATTGCAAGCGATCGCCGATTCGAGCGACCGGCTCCGACGCGCACGTGGCCGCCGCGGATTGGATATCCTCAATCGCCTGCGCTCCGATCCCAAAGTCGACCTGCAAATTTTCGACCGTGAACTCCCCCAGTTTGCCGGCCAAACGGTTGACCAGAAATTAGTGCTTCTGGCGAAGCATCTTGAAGGAAAGGTGGTCACCAACGATTACAATCTCAACAAGGTAGCCAAGCTCCACTCCGTCGGCGTGATTAATCTCAACGACCTCTCCAACGCCCTCAAGCCGATATTCCTACCAGGAGAACAACTCGAAGTGCGTGTCATCAAAGTGGGAGAAGAGGCCGGCCAAGGGGTTGGCTATCTGGAAGACGGCACGATGGTTGTTATCGAAGGTGGCCGCGAATACGTCGGCCAGAATGTAGGCGTGAATGTCACCAGCGTTCTGCAAACAAGCGCCGGCCGGATGATTTTTGGTAAGTATGAGAATCACTCTGGGTAA
- the rsfS gene encoding ribosome silencing factor, giving the protein MVPPTRQIPQIESHTITESAPTAERAAERSLQLALAAARTADDNRGQDIVVLDMRPITPEFDYFVIVTGNSRRQLHAISEEIDRTLEQEMGDKRMGLEGYSESRWILLDYGTVVMHLFDEETREFYALEQFWGSAEHVPLPFISNQNPSDD; this is encoded by the coding sequence GTGGTTCCACCAACCCGCCAAATCCCCCAAATAGAGAGTCACACTATTACCGAATCTGCCCCCACTGCCGAACGCGCTGCTGAGCGCAGTCTGCAATTGGCCCTGGCCGCTGCGCGCACCGCCGACGACAACCGTGGGCAAGACATCGTAGTGCTCGACATGCGGCCCATCACGCCGGAGTTTGACTACTTTGTCATTGTCACAGGCAACAGTCGGCGGCAATTGCATGCAATCAGCGAAGAAATCGACCGCACGCTTGAGCAGGAAATGGGCGACAAGCGAATGGGATTGGAAGGCTACAGCGAGAGTCGCTGGATCTTGCTGGACTATGGCACGGTTGTGATGCACCTCTTCGACGAAGAAACTCGTGAGTTTTATGCCCTGGAACAATTCTGGGGGTCTGCCGAACACGTGCCGCTTCCCTTCATCAGTAATCAAAACCCGTCCGACGACTGA